From Actinopolymorpha cephalotaxi, one genomic window encodes:
- a CDS encoding Gfo/Idh/MocA family protein, whose translation MVLDIGVVGAGIRGRMFAQALGQLPDVRVVGVADPTPAGAELAAELGAAAHAGHEDLLAAHDLAGVVVATPDFAHRDAAVAVARAGIGLLVEKPLATDVKQAREIEAAVEGGGGPAMVAFENRWNPRFVTVRRQITDGAVGDVLFQCAHLNDTRFVPERMLSWAARTTPAWFLMPHTVDLALWLSGRTPSSVYATGLRRELARDGIDTYDGVHALVTFDDGTTLALQSHWVLPESYPSVFDFRYELVGSRAAVRVDGSDEGVHFAGPSLQWLHHSTVERDGRLVGVAAEIARDFAGLLRGEPVTAPTLAEGVAVTAVVAAVHESVTSGQVVRL comes from the coding sequence GTGGTGCTTGACATCGGGGTGGTGGGCGCGGGAATCCGGGGCCGGATGTTCGCGCAGGCGCTCGGTCAGCTCCCGGACGTGCGCGTGGTGGGGGTCGCCGACCCGACGCCGGCCGGAGCCGAGCTGGCGGCCGAGCTCGGCGCCGCCGCCCACGCGGGCCACGAGGATCTGCTCGCCGCGCACGACCTCGCCGGCGTCGTGGTGGCCACCCCGGACTTCGCGCACCGGGACGCGGCGGTCGCCGTCGCCCGCGCAGGGATCGGCCTGCTGGTGGAGAAGCCGCTGGCCACCGACGTCAAGCAGGCCAGGGAGATCGAGGCCGCGGTGGAGGGCGGCGGTGGCCCGGCGATGGTGGCGTTCGAGAACCGCTGGAACCCGCGCTTCGTCACCGTCCGGCGCCAGATCACCGACGGCGCCGTCGGCGACGTGCTCTTCCAGTGCGCACACCTGAACGACACCAGGTTCGTGCCGGAACGGATGCTGTCGTGGGCCGCGCGAACCACCCCGGCGTGGTTCCTGATGCCGCACACGGTCGACCTGGCGCTGTGGCTGTCCGGGCGTACTCCCAGCTCCGTCTACGCGACCGGCCTGCGGCGCGAGCTGGCCCGGGACGGCATCGACACCTACGACGGCGTCCACGCGCTGGTGACCTTCGACGACGGCACCACCCTCGCGCTGCAGTCGCACTGGGTGCTGCCCGAGTCCTATCCCAGCGTGTTCGACTTCCGGTACGAGCTCGTCGGCAGCCGGGCCGCGGTGCGGGTGGACGGATCCGACGAGGGCGTGCACTTCGCGGGCCCGTCACTGCAGTGGCTGCACCACTCCACGGTGGAGCGCGACGGCCGGCTGGTCGGTGTGGCCGCGGAGATCGCCCGCGACTTCGCCGGCCTGCTACGGGGCGAGCCGGTGACCGCACCCACCCTGGCCGAAGGCGTCGCGGTCACCGCCGTGGTGGCCGCCGTGCACGAGAGCGTCACCTCCGGCCAGGTCGTACGGCTCTGA
- a CDS encoding glycoside hydrolase family 32 protein, with protein MPALPHDHHAPHFHVRSVDGYVNDPNGPVHYRGAFHLYFQQVFDTPRTGPVHWGHATSTDLVTWTLHGPALTPSPGTPDEGGCWSGNTVAADDRLYAFYSAFESGNPFQPVRRAESADGFEFTGSIPMVDAPDASERPVQFRDPFVWWHHGRWCMLVGAGLAGDDADGRALGQARLYESADLAEWSYVGPFASRRRTDEGTGHDTGMMWECPQYAALGEWGVLLVGAWDRDEGITHVLALTGRDEADRLADPDPAVRIDQGPNFYAPSVMRAPDGRVLVWGWVTEGRDASASIEADWSGMLTLPRVLTVTEEGEPRWHPPAELAALRDGAIASVEGPLEAGSSVDVPDVPARFELDLELTTSGTDREPTRVRLVAGSADEDEHLDLLVDWQAGAVAVDRDSASRDPRSHRGTFAITDAVASAPGENAGESRDAGAAEGPASVRLRFLVDGSVGELFAAGQALTCRFYPQAPPPWTLRVTAGAGGPVDGHVTVWRLRGSVG; from the coding sequence GTGCCGGCACTTCCCCACGACCACCACGCGCCGCACTTCCACGTGCGGTCGGTGGATGGCTACGTCAACGACCCGAACGGCCCGGTCCACTACCGGGGCGCCTTCCACCTCTACTTCCAGCAGGTCTTCGACACTCCCCGCACCGGGCCGGTGCACTGGGGCCACGCGACCAGCACCGACCTGGTGACCTGGACGCTGCACGGACCCGCGCTCACCCCCAGCCCCGGCACGCCGGACGAGGGTGGTTGCTGGTCGGGCAACACCGTGGCCGCGGACGACCGGCTGTACGCGTTCTACTCCGCGTTCGAATCAGGGAACCCGTTCCAGCCGGTACGGCGGGCGGAGTCGGCGGACGGCTTCGAGTTCACCGGGTCGATCCCGATGGTCGACGCGCCGGACGCCTCGGAGCGGCCGGTGCAGTTCCGGGACCCGTTCGTGTGGTGGCACCACGGCCGCTGGTGCATGCTCGTCGGCGCCGGGCTCGCCGGGGACGACGCCGACGGCCGTGCGCTCGGCCAGGCCAGGCTGTACGAGTCGGCAGACCTGGCGGAGTGGTCCTACGTCGGGCCGTTCGCGAGCCGGCGGCGTACCGACGAGGGCACCGGCCACGACACCGGGATGATGTGGGAGTGCCCGCAGTACGCCGCTCTCGGTGAGTGGGGCGTACTCCTCGTCGGTGCGTGGGACCGCGACGAGGGCATCACCCACGTGCTCGCGCTGACAGGCCGGGACGAGGCCGACCGGCTCGCCGATCCCGACCCGGCCGTGCGGATCGACCAGGGGCCGAACTTCTACGCCCCGTCGGTGATGCGCGCCCCGGACGGGCGGGTGCTGGTGTGGGGCTGGGTCACCGAGGGCCGCGACGCCTCCGCCTCGATCGAGGCGGACTGGTCCGGGATGCTCACCCTCCCCCGCGTCCTTACCGTGACCGAGGAGGGCGAGCCGCGCTGGCATCCGCCGGCCGAACTCGCCGCGCTCCGCGACGGCGCGATCGCCTCCGTCGAGGGCCCACTGGAGGCCGGCTCCTCCGTGGACGTGCCGGACGTGCCCGCGCGGTTCGAGCTCGACCTCGAGCTCACCACGTCCGGAACCGACCGTGAACCCACCCGCGTACGGCTGGTGGCCGGCAGTGCCGATGAGGACGAGCACCTGGACCTGCTGGTCGACTGGCAGGCGGGTGCGGTGGCCGTCGACCGGGACTCGGCGAGCCGGGACCCGAGGTCACACCGGGGCACCTTCGCGATCACGGACGCGGTGGCGTCCGCGCCCGGCGAGAACGCCGGCGAAAGCAGGGACGCCGGAGCCGCCGAGGGTCCGGCGAGCGTCCGGCTCCGGTTCCTGGTGGACGGGTCGGTGGGCGAACTGTTCGCGGCCGGCCAGGCGCTCACCTGCCGCTTCTACCCGCAGGCGCCGCCGCCGTGGACGCTGCGGGTCACGGCCGGCGCGGGCGGCCCGGTCGACGGGCACGTCACCGTGTGGCGGTTGCGCGGGTCGGTCGGGTGA
- a CDS encoding glycoside hydrolase family 10 protein, giving the protein MAVALLAVAGLFAGLVAGPMAPAYASGLRGDFVVTPDGSYLAVAGYDRTRGADQLIVYTPAWGESTRQNQWGAEAVVDDGVVTKLTAPGVGGNAPIPAGGYTLSGHGLAATWMGAHLRVGMRVELRKNAIMATSHTATSTVTKVDPASPWEFPGGRGPDELVVYTPAYSEPTTGTNQYGVEAVAERVGSGYRVTAVGGNDSTIPADGIVVSGHGTMLAWIQQNVIPGTLLTLSGTTAGATLSATIDATSYLYAGQLAVDAAKDRIDTARASFADAPLDRAADTLAKARAQLAQAGAKHEAGDDRGAIETADQAASTAVEAGELTAESDAVEARAVWHRPTETGPAAVDATVAAMAKAGFNQLYLETFWGGQTIYPSAFTDQNPAFAGWDPLAAYVAAANRYGVHLHLWMHSFFIGFTGGDAGAGPVVRDHPEWLVKDRAGRVVSTTEPGYYFLDPAIPAARAWLLKVFTEAAGKYDVPGVQLDYIRYPSQGSSPDQVSSYNDLARARFEERYGADPAQLHPGDALYQTWLDWQTEQVTTFVREARAALPKGTILSSALETTDNAADVAKFHQDFASWVRARLLDVVVPEVYSVGTGDVRDRSAEFVAQVGTDAFTSIGIAPSFLAAPAESSVWQVVAARQADATGQAHFVWHSMDAEHQAALARSVYRREAFDPQADPVGGAAAEVSDLLRRVNGVYAAAVDREDRDRLVATLTQLRRDLTARRMAPAAGHLAVARHAVAAVDVPAPVREHLRADLDLVQRILDTARPAGWPTGRS; this is encoded by the coding sequence TTGGCCGTTGCCCTGCTCGCGGTGGCCGGCCTGTTCGCCGGACTGGTTGCCGGGCCGATGGCGCCGGCCTACGCGAGTGGACTGCGCGGCGACTTCGTGGTGACACCGGACGGCAGCTACCTCGCCGTCGCGGGATACGACCGCACCCGTGGGGCCGACCAGCTCATCGTCTACACCCCGGCGTGGGGTGAGTCGACCAGGCAGAACCAGTGGGGTGCCGAGGCGGTGGTCGACGACGGCGTCGTCACGAAGCTCACCGCTCCCGGCGTCGGTGGAAACGCACCGATCCCCGCCGGTGGGTACACGCTGTCCGGGCACGGGCTGGCCGCCACCTGGATGGGCGCGCACCTGCGCGTCGGCATGCGGGTCGAACTCCGAAAGAACGCCATCATGGCCACCAGCCACACCGCCACCAGCACCGTCACCAAGGTCGACCCCGCGTCGCCGTGGGAGTTCCCCGGCGGCCGCGGACCCGACGAGCTGGTGGTCTACACCCCGGCGTACTCCGAACCGACCACCGGAACCAACCAGTACGGCGTGGAGGCGGTCGCCGAACGCGTGGGCTCCGGCTACCGCGTCACCGCCGTCGGCGGCAACGACTCCACCATTCCCGCCGACGGCATCGTCGTGTCCGGGCACGGCACGATGCTCGCCTGGATCCAGCAGAACGTCATCCCGGGCACGCTGCTCACGTTGTCGGGAACCACGGCGGGCGCCACCCTGTCGGCGACGATCGACGCCACGTCGTACCTCTACGCCGGGCAGCTCGCCGTCGACGCCGCCAAGGATCGGATCGACACCGCGCGGGCGTCCTTCGCCGACGCGCCGCTCGACCGGGCCGCCGACACGCTGGCCAAGGCACGCGCCCAGCTGGCCCAGGCCGGCGCGAAACACGAGGCCGGCGACGACCGGGGTGCGATCGAGACCGCCGACCAGGCCGCGTCGACCGCCGTCGAGGCCGGAGAGCTCACCGCCGAGTCCGACGCGGTGGAGGCGCGCGCCGTCTGGCACCGGCCGACCGAGACCGGCCCGGCAGCGGTCGACGCCACCGTCGCGGCGATGGCGAAGGCCGGCTTCAACCAGCTGTACCTGGAGACCTTCTGGGGCGGCCAGACGATCTACCCGAGCGCCTTCACCGACCAGAACCCCGCGTTCGCGGGCTGGGACCCGCTGGCGGCCTACGTCGCGGCGGCGAACCGGTACGGCGTCCACCTGCACCTGTGGATGCACAGCTTCTTCATCGGCTTCACCGGTGGTGACGCGGGGGCCGGGCCGGTCGTGCGCGACCATCCCGAGTGGCTGGTGAAGGACCGGGCGGGCCGAGTGGTCAGTACCACCGAGCCGGGCTACTACTTCCTCGACCCGGCGATCCCGGCCGCGCGGGCGTGGCTGCTGAAGGTGTTCACCGAGGCCGCGGGCAAGTACGACGTTCCGGGCGTACAGCTGGACTACATCCGCTACCCCTCCCAGGGGTCGAGTCCGGACCAGGTGTCGTCGTACAACGACCTGGCCCGGGCCCGGTTCGAGGAGCGCTACGGCGCCGATCCGGCCCAGCTGCACCCCGGTGACGCGCTCTACCAGACCTGGCTGGACTGGCAGACCGAACAGGTCACGACCTTCGTCCGGGAAGCACGAGCCGCGCTGCCGAAGGGCACGATCCTCTCCTCGGCGCTGGAGACGACCGACAACGCCGCCGACGTGGCGAAGTTCCACCAGGACTTCGCGTCCTGGGTGCGGGCGAGGCTCCTGGATGTCGTCGTACCGGAGGTGTACTCCGTCGGCACCGGCGACGTACGGGACCGGTCGGCGGAGTTCGTGGCGCAGGTCGGGACCGACGCGTTCACCTCGATCGGCATCGCGCCGTCGTTCCTCGCCGCGCCCGCGGAGTCGAGCGTCTGGCAGGTGGTCGCCGCCCGGCAGGCGGACGCGACCGGACAGGCGCACTTCGTCTGGCACTCCATGGACGCCGAACACCAGGCGGCGCTGGCCCGGTCGGTCTACCGGAGGGAGGCGTTCGACCCGCAGGCCGACCCGGTGGGCGGTGCCGCGGCGGAGGTCTCGGACCTGCTGCGCCGAGTGAACGGGGTCTACGCCGCCGCGGTCGACCGAGAAGACCGGGACCGGCTGGTCGCGACGCTCACCCAGCTACGGCGCGACCTCACCGCCCGCCGGATGGCGCCCGCGGCCGGTCACCTCGCCGTGGCCCGGCACGCGGTGGCCGCGGTGGACGTTCCGGCGCCGGTACGGGAACACCTGCGCGCCGACCTGGACCTCGTCCAGCGGATCCTGGACACGGCCCGCCCGGCCGGCTGGCCGACCGGGCGGTCCTGA
- a CDS encoding nucleoside/nucleotide kinase family protein, protein MTYDELLAEARTLATSGRRRVLGIVGAPGAGKSTLAERLVADLAPAAVYVPMDGFHLAQAELERLGRADRKGAPDTFDAAGYLALLRRLRDPAEGTVYAPAFSRVLEEPVAGSLPVPADTPLVVTEGNYLLLTDGPWRQVRTLLDACWFVLTEHDVRMDRLLRRHREFGRSPAVAQAFATGSDQRNADLVAAGIDRADRVVDVTAWDLRPRAPQGAAGGDGMDGMGGGVSGGNGDGPA, encoded by the coding sequence GTGACGTACGACGAACTGCTGGCCGAGGCACGCACGCTCGCCACCTCCGGCCGGCGGCGGGTTCTCGGCATCGTCGGCGCGCCCGGCGCCGGGAAGTCCACCCTGGCCGAACGCCTGGTCGCCGACCTCGCACCGGCCGCGGTGTACGTGCCGATGGACGGCTTCCACCTCGCCCAGGCCGAACTCGAACGGCTCGGACGGGCCGACCGCAAGGGCGCGCCGGACACCTTCGACGCCGCGGGCTACCTCGCCCTGCTCCGCCGGCTGCGTGACCCGGCCGAGGGCACGGTCTACGCGCCGGCGTTCTCCCGCGTCCTGGAGGAACCGGTGGCGGGTTCGCTGCCGGTTCCCGCGGACACGCCGCTGGTGGTGACCGAGGGCAACTACCTGCTCCTCACCGACGGGCCGTGGCGGCAGGTCCGTACGTTGCTGGACGCGTGCTGGTTCGTGCTCACCGAGCACGACGTCCGGATGGACCGGCTGCTCCGCCGGCACCGCGAGTTCGGCCGGAGCCCGGCGGTGGCACAGGCGTTCGCGACCGGCTCCGACCAGCGCAACGCCGACCTGGTGGCGGCCGGGATCGACCGCGCGGACCGGGTGGTCGACGTCACCGCCTGGGACCTCCGCCCGCGCGCTCCCCAGGGCGCGGCCGGCGGGGACGGTATGGACGGTATGGGCGGTGGTGTGAGCGGCGGAAACGGCGACGGTCCGGCCTGA